Proteins encoded within one genomic window of Deltaproteobacteria bacterium:
- a CDS encoding DUF971 domain-containing protein has protein sequence MPAPREIVGLGKSEVRFVWDEGDEDLWTARDLRLRCTCAHCVHEFTGKKLLDPATVPEDLRVTSMELVGNYGLKIAFSDGHDTGIYRLDDLYAARPRRPAS, from the coding sequence ATGCCGGCACCTCGCGAGATTGTCGGGCTGGGGAAGTCCGAAGTCCGGTTCGTGTGGGACGAAGGTGACGAAGATCTCTGGACGGCGCGCGATCTCCGGTTACGCTGCACCTGCGCGCACTGCGTGCACGAGTTCACGGGCAAGAAGCTGCTCGATCCGGCCACCGTGCCCGAGGATCTGCGCGTCACGTCCATGGAACTCGTCGGCAACTACGGGCTCAAGATTGCGTTTTCCGACGGCCACGACACCGGGATCTACCGGCTCGACGACCTGTACGCCGCCCGGCCCCGCCGGCCGGCGAGTTGA